The genomic window GAGCGACGAGGACGAGCAGTGCATCATCACCAGGGTGCACGCCGAGCGCCGCACCAGCGTGCAGGTGACCGACGACATCGAGCAGGAGCTGCGGGAGCGGAAGGACATCTCGTGGTTCTCGATCAAGTGCGTCAACTTCGGGATGCTGCACTCGTACGCGACGCTGATCGGCACGGAGAAGAGCCTGTGGACGCCTCCGGAGGACTGGGAGTCCATGGGCCGGGCGGACCTGGGCATCTAGGTCGGGCCGGTCGCTCCGGAACGCAGGCGGCCCCGCGATGCGCGGGGCCGTTTGCGTGAGAGGTGCCGGGCGCTCACAGGCGCGGCTCCACCGCCGCGCGGGCCTCGGCCGACGTGATGACGGGGACGATCTCGAAGTCCACCAGGTCGCTCCAGGCGGCGGCCCAGTCCTCCAGCCGCTTCCGGTCGTCGCACGCCATGACCTGGTAGCAGCGCCGCAGGTCCGTGGTGACCCAGCTGCCCAGGTACTCGAGCCCCTCCGGCATCATCCGGCCCCGGTCGCGGAGCCGGCGGTAGACCGCGACGGGATCGCCGCTGCGATAGTCTTCGACGACGACGTACAGCATCAAGCCTCCGGACGGTCGGATGGTTCGGGTGGGTCCGCGCGCGGATTCGACAGCGATCCGGACCGCCGGTAAGCTTACCCATGCCCGCGTGGTGGCGGGACTGGAGGCACGCGTGCCGAAGCTCGGAGTGTTCAACCTGGTGTCACTCGACGGGTTCATCGCCGACCGGAACGGCGACATGAGCTGGGCGCACGAGGGCCACGGCGACGCCGAGTGGAGCGCCTTCACGGCCGAGAACGCCGGCGGCGGCGGCGCGCTGGTGTTCGGGCGGGTCACCTACGAGCTGATGGTCCGCTACTGGCCGACGCCGATGGCCGCGCAGGCCATGCCGGACGTCGCCGAGCGGATGAACGCGCTGCCGAAGATCGTGTTCTCGCGCACGCTGGAGAAGGTGTCGTGGCAGAACACGCGGCTGGTCAAAGGCGACCTGGTGGCGGAGATGCGCAGGCTGAAGCAGGGGTCCGGGCCGGACATGGTGATCCTCGGCAGCGGCAGCATCGTGGGACAGCTGGCCGTGGAGGGTCTGATCGACGACTACCGGGTCGCGCTGAGTCCGGTGGTGCTGGGGCGGGGGAAGACCATGTTCGAGGCGGTCACCCGCCGGCTGGACCTGAGGCTCACCGGCGCGCGGACGTTCGCGAACGGGACGGTGGTGCTGTCCTACCAGCCGGCGGGTTGAGGGCGCCGCTCCCGGCGCGTCTCAGGCCTCCCATCCGCGGGCCGGGCGCCGGGCGGGGCCGGCGGCGTCGAGGGTGCGCTGCCAGTAGCCCACGTCGATCCAGCGATTGCGCTTGAAGCCCACCGCCTCGAAGTGGGCGACCTTCCGCAAGCCGAACTTCTCGTGCAGGGCGATGCTCGCGGGATTGGGCAGCGCGATGCCGCCGATGACCGCGTGGATGCTCCGCGCCTGGAGGGCCGGCAGGAGCTGGCCGTACAACTTCGAGCCCAGACCGCGGCCGGTGCGTTGGTGGGCGAGGTAGACGGTGATCTCGACGGAGTGGCGATAGGCGGCGCGGTCCTTCCAGGGTGCGGCGTAGGCGTAGCCCAGGACCTCGGCGCCTTCGACGGCCACGAGCCACGGCAGCGACTTCGACAGCACGGCCTCGATCCGCCGCGCCATCTCGGCGGCCGGAACCGGCTCCTCCTCGAACGTGACCACGGTGTCGGTGACGTAGTGGTTGTAGATCGCCGCCACGGCGGCGGCGTCGGAGGGCGTCGCCGCCCGGATCGCGGCGGTGTCGGGCGAAGGCATGGCCGGCGCTACCGGATGGAAATGGTGTAGAGGCCGGGCACGGGCCGGCCCTCGCTGTTGTCCACCACGACCTGGTACGACCCGGTCGCCTTGAGGACGTACACCAGGCGGGAGTCGTTGCCGCCGCCCGAGCCGACGTCTTCCGCGAGCCGGATGCCGCTGGCGTCGAACAGCTGAACGTAGGTGCTGAACGCGCTCGACCGGACGTCGATCGTGACGGTCTGGCCGGCGGTGCCCTGGAACTGCCAGGTGTCGGCGAACGAGCCGTCCGCCATCGTCTGGTCGCCCGGTCCCAGCTGTCCCTGCATGATCTGCCCCACCGCGATCTGTCCCACCTGGCCAGGCTCCGGGATCGCATTGATGGGTGTCTCCTGCACGGGAGCCGGCGGCGGTGCAACGACGACGGGCTGGGCTGCCGGCTCGGGTCGGGCGACCGGCTGCGGCGCGGGCGGCTGCGGCTCGGCGACCGGTTGGGGCGAGACCGGCTGGGCGTGCGCGGCCGGTTGCGGCACGGGCGGCTGGGCCTGGGCCGGTTGGGGCTGCGGGACCGGCTCCGGCCGCACAACCGGCTGGGGCGTGACCGGCTGCGGCGGCGCCGCCGCCGGAACCTGGGTGACCGGC from Gemmatimonadales bacterium includes these protein-coding regions:
- a CDS encoding arsinothricin resistance N-acetyltransferase ArsN1 family B → MPSPDTAAIRAATPSDAAAVAAIYNHYVTDTVVTFEEEPVPAAEMARRIEAVLSKSLPWLVAVEGAEVLGYAYAAPWKDRAAYRHSVEITVYLAHQRTGRGLGSKLYGQLLPALQARSIHAVIGGIALPNPASIALHEKFGLRKVAHFEAVGFKRNRWIDVGYWQRTLDAAGPARRPARGWEA
- a CDS encoding dihydrofolate reductase family protein, yielding MPKLGVFNLVSLDGFIADRNGDMSWAHEGHGDAEWSAFTAENAGGGGALVFGRVTYELMVRYWPTPMAAQAMPDVAERMNALPKIVFSRTLEKVSWQNTRLVKGDLVAEMRRLKQGSGPDMVILGSGSIVGQLAVEGLIDDYRVALSPVVLGRGKTMFEAVTRRLDLRLTGARTFANGTVVLSYQPAG
- a CDS encoding DUF3303 family protein; amino-acid sequence: MLYVVVEDYRSGDPVAVYRRLRDRGRMMPEGLEYLGSWVTTDLRRCYQVMACDDRKRLEDWAAAWSDLVDFEIVPVITSAEARAAVEPRL